The Myroides fluvii region AATCCTAAACCGTATTGAGATAAAACAAAACTATTTACAGGAATATCGGCTTGTAAAGATCCAGATGTACCAATACGAACAATATTAACTGAAGTAAGTTCTTTCTTAATTTCTCTAGTTTCTAAGTCAATATTGAATAATGCATCAATTTCGTTTACTACAATATCAATATTGTCTGGGCCAATTCCTGTAGAAATAACAGAAAAACGCTTGCCTTTATAAGTTCCTGTGTGTGTTTTGAACTCTCTTTTTTGCGTTGAAAATTCAATCGTATCAAAATGTCTTGAAATTCGATCTACTCGATTTTGATCTCCAACGAAGATGATATTCTCCGCTAGGTGTTCTGGTCTTAAATTCAAGTGGTATACACTACCATCAGGATTTAAAATAAGTTCAGATGATTTTATTTTCATATTTTTTCTTTTTAGCTGCCTACACGCTTAACCTTGTAGCCTTTTTTTTGTAAATACTCCATGATTTTATCGCGAAAATTACCTTGAATGATAATTTCTCCATCTTTAGCACTTCCCCCAACTCCACAAAGCGTCTTTAAGTCTTTAGCTAATGTTTTTAAATCATCTTCATTTCCCTCAAAACCTTTGATAATCGTAGCAATTTTACCACCTCTGTTTTTCTTGTCTAAATGAGCTTCCAGTTGTTGTTTACCCGGAGTAAGTGTCTCCATTTCTTCTTCTTGAGTAAATTCAAAATCTTTATTCGTCGAAAAAACAAAACCTCCTAAGTCTTCTAAACTGCTGATTTTTTTTGCCATTATTGTAAATTGGATTTATGGATTTAAATTGTATTGGGCTAACTCAAAGATACTAATTTACTCCTTGAGTTGAAAGAATTTTTAATAGAGAGAAGAGAGAAAAAGGGAGAGAAATTTACCTCATTAGACTTATATGCTATTTTGGTGAGCAATGAATCTTCACTACGTTTCGATTTTCGCTACGCTCCGATTTCTCTCTTCTTTCTTCTCTCTTCTCTCCAATTAGCTATTTAATCAAACCTAACTCAACCAGGCGTTGGTG contains the following coding sequences:
- a CDS encoding translation initiation factor, with the translated sequence MAKKISSLEDLGGFVFSTNKDFEFTQEEEMETLTPGKQQLEAHLDKKNRGGKIATIIKGFEGNEDDLKTLAKDLKTLCGVGGSAKDGEIIIQGNFRDKIMEYLQKKGYKVKRVGS